From Loxodonta africana isolate mLoxAfr1 chromosome 2, mLoxAfr1.hap2, whole genome shotgun sequence, the proteins below share one genomic window:
- the DRD1 gene encoding D(1A) dopamine receptor, with translation MRTLNTSTMDGTGLVVERAFSFRILTACFLSLLILSTLLGNTLVCAAVIRFRHLRSKVTNFFVISLAVSDLLVAVLVMPWKAVAEIAGFWPFGSFCNIWVAFDIMCSTASILNLCVISVDRYWAISSPFRYERKMTPRAAFILISLAWTLSVLISFIPVQLSWHKAKPTSPSDGNATSLDETMDNCDSSLSRTYAISSSLISFYIPVAIMIVTYTRIYRIAQKQIRRISALERAAVHAKNCQTTTGNGNPPECSQPESSFKMSFKRETKVLKTLSVIMGVFVCCWLPFFILNCMVPFCGSGETKPFCIDSITFDVFVWFGWANSSLNPIIYAFNADFRKAFSTLLGCYRLCPTTNNAIETVSINNNGAVVFSSHHEPRGSISKECNLVYLIPHAVDSSEDLKKEEAGGIARPLDKLSPALSVILDYDTDVSLEKIQPITQNGQHPT, from the coding sequence ATGAGGACTCTGAACACCTCCACCATGGACGGGACTGGGCTGGTGGTGGAGAGGGCCTTCTCCTTCCGCATCCTCACAGCCTGCTTCCTGTCTTTGCTCATCTTGTCCACACTTTTGGGGAACACACTGGTCTGTGCTGCCGTCATCAGGTTCCGACATCTGCGGTCCAAGGTGACCAACTTCTTTGTCATCTCTTTGGCTGTGTCAGACCTCCTGGTGGCTGTTTTGGTCATGCCCTGGAAGGCAGTGGCTGAGATTGCTGGCTTCTGGCCCTTTGGGTCCTTCTGCAACATCTGGGTGGCCTTTGACATCATGTGCTCCACTGCATCAATCCTCAATCTCTGTGTGATCAGTGTGGACAGGTACTGGGCTATCTCTAGTCCCTTCCGGTATGAGAGGAAGATGACCCCCAGAGCAGCATTCATTCTGATCAGCTTGGCATGGACCTTGTCCGTGCTCATCTCTTTCATCCCTGTGCAGCTCAGCTGGCACAAGGCAAAACCCACAAGTCCCTCAGATGGGAATGCCACTTCCCTGGATGAGACCATGGACAACTGTGATTCCAGCCTGAGCAGAACATATGCCATCTCGTCCTCCCTAATAAGCTTTTACATCCCTGTGGCCATTATGATTGTTACCTATACCAGGATCTACAGGATCGCCCAGAAACAAATACGGCGCATCTCGGCCTTAGAGAGGGCGGCAGTACATGCCAAGAATTGCCAGACCACTACGGGGAATGGAAACCCCCCTGAGTGCTcccaaccagaaagctcctttaAGATGTCCTTCAAAAGAGAGACTAAAGTTCTGAAGACCCTGTCTGTCATCATGGGAGTGTTTGTGTGCTGCTGGCTGCCTTTCTTCATCTTGAACTGCATGGTGCCCTTCTGTGGGTCCGGGGAGACCAAGCCCTTCTGCATTGATTCTATCACCTTTGACGTGTTTGTGTGGTTTGGATGGGCTAATTCCTCCTTGAATCCCATCATCTATGCCTTTAATGCTGATTTCCGGAAGGCATTTTCAACCCTCTTAGGATGCTATCGACTTTGCCCGACAACTAACAATGCCATCGAGACAGTTAGCATCAATAACAACGGGGCCGTGGTGTTTTCCAGCCATCATGAGCCACGAGGTTCCATCTCCAAGGAGTGCAATCTGGTCTACCTAATCCCACATGCCGTGGACTCCTCTGAGGACCTGAAGAAGGAGGAGGCAGGTGGAATAGCCAGACCCTTGGATAAGCTGTCCCCCGCCCTATCTGTCATATTGGACTATGACACTGATGTCTCTCTCGAGAAGATTCAACCCATCACGCAAAATGGACAGCACCCAACCTGA